GCCGAGCGCTTTTGGGCTGCGACCGCGTCGCTCGTGGCTCAAATACCGCTGCGGGTGTGGTCGCTCCTTGCTCCTTGTCTCGCTCCAAAAGCGCTCGGCCAAATTGATCATATTATTACTTGACAGGGCCTTATCTCTCCCCCCACATGAGCTTGCGGCGCAAAACCTCGTAGTAGGAGCGCTTGGGGTTGAGCAGGAGCTTGAAGGGCTTCTCGTAGCGCGTGATTCGGACCTCATCTCCCACTTTGAGGGCGCAGCCCATCTGGCCGTCCAGAGAGAGCAGGACGCGCGGCGCCTCGTGGGCGCGCCGGGTGGTCAGGCGAATGACCAAGGGATCGGCCGCCGGAATGATGAGGGGCCTCTGGGTCAAGGTGTGGGGGCAAATGGGCGCAATCAGGAGAACCTCGAGGCGCGGGTCCACGATGGGGCCCGACGCGGCCAAGGCGTAGGCCGTGGAGCCCGTGGGGGTCGAAACGATGAGCCCGTCGCCGAAATAATCGGCCACGAAGCGGTCGTTGGAGCGGGTGCGAAGCGAAATGGCCCGAGCCTGGTCGCCGCAACGAATCACGCAGTCGTTCAAGGCGATGTACGGCCCGAATATCTTCTTGCCGTCGCGCAGGGCCTCGACCGCGATCATCCAGCGCTCCTCCAGAACGAAGCGGCCCTTGAGAATGGCATCGCAATGCCGGCGAAACTCCGAGGCGTCCGTGCTCGAGAGAAAACCCAGCCCCCCGGAATTGATGCCCAAAAGAGGTATGGAGTGGGGAGCCAGGATGCGGGCGGCGCGAAGCATGGTCCCGTCGCCTCCCAAGGCCACCGCGATGTCGGCCAAGCGCAGCCTTTCGCGGGGCGCGG
The nucleotide sequence above comes from Elusimicrobiota bacterium. Encoded proteins:
- a CDS encoding NAD(+)/NADH kinase encodes the protein MQARFHKQPIKTAVLFYNQTKPEAVRMMQVVQKLLKERKVKVWVIQESAAPRERLRLADIAVALGGDGTMLRAARILAPHSIPLLGINSGGLGFLSSTDASEFRRHCDAILKGRFVLEERWMIAVEALRDGKKIFGPYIALNDCVIRCGDQARAISLRTRSNDRFVADYFGDGLIVSTPTGSTAYALAASGPIVDPRLEVLLIAPICPHTLTQRPLIIPAADPLVIRLTTRRAHEAPRVLLSLDGQMGCALKVGDEVRITRYEKPFKLLLNPKRSYYEVLRRKLMWGER